A window of Solanum stenotomum isolate F172 chromosome 3, ASM1918654v1, whole genome shotgun sequence contains these coding sequences:
- the LOC125858472 gene encoding uncharacterized protein LOC125858472 yields MDSLQIKKIQAINKYRKQRLLNKIMLYSFTSMTCILILSSPLCSKCIFLIGNIIVIVLVGESKIFKSKSNVLKQSYAAEQENDDKNFIFVTGECKISRSKYSSSLPFSVNFKYGPEQEDEFCGYDDNNDDEPEEEKESVNLENVMDGIKGNYCSSNYRENEELENFKELKFETEPNELSKRADDFIARVNNQIRLESVTMI; encoded by the exons ATGGATTCActtcaaataaagaaaattcaagCCATCAACAAGTACAGGAAACAGCGGCTTCTCAACAAGATCATGCTCTACTCTTTCACTTCCATGACTTGCATTTTGATTCTCTCAAGTCCTCTTTG TTCTAAGTGCATTTTCTTAATTGGAAACATTATAGTCATAGTCCTTGTTGGAGAGTCCAAGATCTTCAAATCAAAATCTAATGTACTGAAACAGAGCTATGCAGCAGAGCAAGAAAATGATGATAAAAACTTCATCTTTGTCACTGGAGAGTGTAAGATTTCAAGATCgaaatattcttcttctttaccTTTTAgtgtaaattttaaatatgggCCAGAGCAAGAAGACGAATTTTGCGGATATGAtgataataatgatgatgaacCTGAGGAGGAAAAGGAAAGTGttaatcttgaaaatgtgaTGGATGGAATTAAGGGAAACTACTGCAGCAGCAATTACAGAGAGAATGAAGAATTAGAGAATTTTAAAGAGTTGAAATTTGAAACAGAGCCTAATGAATTAAGCAAGAGAGCTGATGATTTCATTGCAAGGGTCAATAATCAAATTAGACTTGAATCTGTAACAATGATTTAG